The following are encoded together in the Gadus chalcogrammus isolate NIFS_2021 chromosome 2, NIFS_Gcha_1.0, whole genome shotgun sequence genome:
- the ccdc43 gene encoding coiled-coil domain-containing protein 43 translates to MAAPVADAGEFEKWLNDRLDSLEIDREVYGAYLLGVLQEVECEEEKLETLQGILSAFLEGDTLEDVCEQIINQWTEHCNRSTKCDDDDADVQAIASLMEKQAQIVVKPKEVSGDSKTNKQAVLAQYANITDEEDEGIEEEATSNAHFSGGEKSLFKNTNVEQVLNRQKEKRDQAREDSQKKKETDKMQREKDKLAKVDRKDKEKKRTQKGERKR, encoded by the exons ATGGCTGCGCCCGTGGCAGACGCCGGCGAGTTTGAAAAATGGTTAAATGATCGCCTAGATTCGTTGGAAATTGATCGTGAGGTGTACGGAGCATATCTCTTAGGAGTCTTGCAAGAAGTGGAATGCGAAGAAGAGAAATTAGAAACGCTTCAAGGAATACTCTCTGCATTCTTG GAGGGTGACACGCTCGAAGATGTCTGCGAACAGATTATCAATCAGTGGACGGAACACTGTAATCGATCAACTAAGTGCGACGATGATGATG CTGATGTTCAAGCCATTGCCAGTCTGATGGAGAAGCAGGCCCAGATCGTGGTGAAACCGAAAGAGGTTTCCGGAGACTCCAAGACAAATAAACAGGCTGTCCTGGCTCAATATGCCAATATCACAGACGAAGAAGA TGAAGGTATAGAAGAGGAGGCCACAAGTAATGCCCATTTTTCAGGAGGTGAGAAGT CCTTGTTCAAGAACACTAATGTGGAGCAGGTATTGAACAGGCAGAAGGAGAAGCGGGATCAGGCCCGGGAGGACTCTCAGAAGAAAAAGGAAACGGACAAGATGCAACGGGAGAAGGATAAACTGGCCAAGGTGGACAGAAAAGACAAGGAGAAAAAGCGCACACAGAAAGGTGAACggaaaagataa